AACTGTGGAAGGCAGAAAAGCTGCAGCCTTCCAGGGTCAGCCAACCCCATCAGGACCAAGCCCTTCAGCTCTAAGCTGTATGAAAGGGAGGTTCGGGTCCCCCCAAACTCCCAGCAACCACTTTTAACTGCCTTATCCATCCCATGTTCAGAACCAAGAACCAGGTTCATTACTCCAGGCCACCAGTACCAAGACTTGGACTCCAGGTCAGAGGCCTGGTCTGACATGTTTTTGAAGGGGGAATAGGTAAGGAAAACCATGAGGGGCTGAGCTCAGGAATGGCTAAGCCTGACTGTGAAGAGTTGATCCTGGGACTCTGGGACCCCCAGAACATGGGCACGGGTGAGGAAGGCCCTGAGCCCTCAGTTAAAGGCAAGAGAGGGTACAATGCTGGGCGGGGTACTCCAGGAGAAGCAGATGGCTGGCCTTCCCTGGGGGAGAAGGTCGGAGACGAGGAGCCCCGGGGGTTGTGCCACGGGTCGGGGGCTGCTCACCCTGCGCTTGCACAAGTGCTGCACGACGCGCTCGGGCGAGGTGCCCAGCACGTGCTGCCGGGAACGCAACAGTGCGCACAAGAAGCCGTCGCGCAGACTGACAAAGCGTGCCTCCAAGTAGAAGGCGCGGTCGTCCCAGCCTAGCAGGCGGGTGCGCACCTCGAAGGGCTCAAACAGGCGCAGCGAGCGGCGGTAGCGCGCACACGAGGCGGCCAGCACGGCGTGCGCCCCCAAGTCGCGCAGCGCCCCAAGCACACCGCAGCGAGTCAGGTGCGCAGCGCGCGCAACGTCAGCCTCGCGCAGGTAGCGCGCGTTGTTCATATGCAGCAGCAGATCCAAGTCCGAAGGTAGCACGCGGCCCGCATAGCGTTGCTCCGCCAGCAGGTCGCGGACGCGCGGCTGCAGCAGGCGCGCGCGCAGCACAGCGCACGGCACGCGCACCAGGTACCAGCCATCCAGCAGCGCGAAGAAGGAGAGTGCCAGGGCCAGCGACGCCACCAGCAACCCCAACATCGCGGCGTGCGGCGGAGCCTGCTATGCGGATGCCAGCCGGAGCCGCTGCGCCGCTACCCGCCGCCTGCAGCTTGGGAGCCAGCAAGCGCCGCGGCTGGAGCAAACCACCACGCGAGGCCGGTTGAGGGGGAGGCGAACCGGAAGCCGCGGGCAGGAGCCCGCCTACACTCCCGGCACCCCCTATCCACGCTCTGTGGTCGGTTCcgcgtccccccccccccccgccgacgCCGCTTTCgcttttcgtggggcggggctgGGCGCGGCAGGGAAGGGCCAGCCTGGGCGAGGCGCGCTGGGCATCATAGCGACACTCGGCGGCCGTTCCCGGCACTGCGGGAGCAGAGGCGGCGGCAGCGGACCCAGCCACGCAGGCTCCGGTTGCGAGTCCGGAGCCGGTGTCTCTCGGTTCCTTATCTGAGCTGGGTCAGAGCTCCATTTCTCGGGCCCAGGCTGCGGGACTCTGCCAGGAAAAATGGAACACAGCGGGTCCCCAGAGGCGCTGCTGCGCGACTCCACCTGCACCCGACGCACCTCTCACCCACAGAGACAGAGCCCCGTGTGGATTTCATTCCAGACTGCAACCTCATTACTCCCAAACTCACCCCGACCCCGCCAAAGATCGGTAACCCCAAGCCCATCCCAAGCATTTCTGCCCCGTGCCCTTTAGAAACCGCTGCTGGTAACGTCCGAAATGGAGGGGGAGGAGCCGGGCGGACGTAAAGGCCTCGGCCACCGAGATGGAGGTGCCAGTGTTTGGCCTCCAGGCTGCCACACACGCTCTCGGTGTCAGTCCGTTGCCCCAGGGATGGCAGTTGACCCCGAGAAGACCCAACCGGCTCTCTCTCGCAGGCCCCTAGCCTCTCCGATGACCGCGAGTGTCGGTGACCCTGGAGGCCGACCCTTAGATCTGCACTGCACTTGGTGCAGGAACCTGCCGCGGTCCAAAGGCTCTGGGGACCTCCGCAGCAGCGCTTTGTCCTGCACGTTTGAGGCCGCCTTGAAAAGAAGCGGCCCTCAGGGGCAACACCACCACTGCCACTCCCCTgcccctggatttttttttgtctgggcAAGCCATTCGCTTTGGTCTGCGTCAAGAGCAGAAACTAAAGTACTTGTTTTTCTGGGTCTGCTTTGCTCCCCAGCCAGCAGCTGTGGCAGTGGGATTGGGTTCCCGGTTTTGTGGATCTTCTTGGATACCCCCAGAGACAGGGAGCTCACTGCCTGTCAGGGCAGCTCTACCTTCTCCCAAGCATTCATTGCTCACAGTTGTCCCTGTAACACCTACTTGTTCTGGTTGGGATCTGAGCCCTGTCTTGGAGAGGGTGACCCCTCTGGTGAAGAGACAGAGGGTGTTATGTGCTTTGAGCTCATTTGCTGTTGCTCAGAGAATGTCACCCACCAGGCTGCTTTGGAAGGGGCTTTCCCAGGAATGACAAAGGAAGGGGTGGGCGTACCCTTCCAGGGGCCTCCAGCACTCTGTGAGCATGGACACAGATTCACCCAAAGGAGCCCGGGAGGTGTGACggggcagcagagagcagagcgtgggcCTGGGGGTTGGAAGAGGGTGGCAGCCGGTCCCTCACAGTCTTTGAGTGTTTACTGTACGCCTGCAGCTTTTTGCACAAACAAAACAGCTTTGAAAAACAGGTTTGTTGGAACCAAAGCGGGCACTCGCCCTGCCAGCAGGAGATGCTCCTCCCGAGAGCTCGCTCGGGGCCTGTCCCCACAACAGGGAGGTCCACAGATGAGCATGCAGGCTCAGAGTCTTGGCCACAGGCTCAAGGCTGCACATCAAAGGCCAAGGGGGCTGAGAGGTGGCCTCCTGCCTCCCGTGGACCTCCTCCCTTCTGGGTGCCACACATTTGCTCCTGCCAAGGCCAGCACTCCAGCCCTCTCAGTCAAGGCCACGTCCACGAGCACAGACATGGCCTAGGTGGAGCCCACACACCTCCCAGGCCTGGACTTGGACTCTCAAGGACACGGGCTCTCTGCAGCTTGTCCAACAGGTGTTTATTAAGAGCATACTGGCATACAGGCTGCTCCCAGGTTGTCCATCAACAGGGGCTCgtccctccctgcctgcctcATCTAGATCCCAGGGCTTTGTGACCCTCCCAGCCCGACTGCTACCCAGCCCGTCTCATCTCAGCCTTGGAAGGCCCTGGCTCAATCCTGGAGGAGAGGGCAGAGAAGGCTTCCTAGAGGAGGCACCTGAGCAAAGGTGGCCAAAACATGGGCTGTGGCAACAGCAGCAGCCAAGGCCTGCAGAGGAGCCGGCTGCAGGCTGTTCTAAGGCACTGCAGCCCAGCCTGCTGGGCAGGCGGGCACCGGGCAGGAGTCCCGGGGGAGCTGTGGAGGTGGGGAGCAGGGTGAGGGTTAGACCTCTGCCAGGTCATGAGGTCAGGGACACGGCATTGGCTGTGGACCCTCCTGGAGCCTACAGCTGGCTGGGCCCCCACAGCAGCAGGCTGCCAAGCGTGGCGAGCAGCCCCAGGGCGGTGGCTGGCTGCAGGCCGTGGGCCCCACTGGCATTGCACAGATCCCTGGAACAGCACGTGATGTTCTTCTTGCCCACGTAGTAGTTCTCCGCATCTTCCACACAGTCCGAGCTGCAGCCCTTATTGATAACAGTCACGAGCCCAACTGCACCTGGAGGGGCATGGTGACGGCTGGGGAGGCCAGTCCTGTCCCTAACTGAAGCTCCGCAGCCACACCCCAAGCTGGTCGCGAAGCTGCCAGCAGCAGGAGACCAGGGCCTTGGTCTTGTCCATGTCCAAGGACCCAGGGCAGCTGGGCCTTGGGCTGAGCACCAGACAGATTGAGTGGGTAGGTGAGTGCAGGATGGGGTGGGTAGATGTGTGGGGTGATGAGGGCGCTGGAAGGGGTGGGACATGTGAGGATTATGGGTAGATGGTCAGGTGGGCAGAGGACAGAAGGCTGAACAGTGGTGGAGACCCAGCCCAGGCTCCTCGGTCAGCCAGTGGCAGGGAGGGAGCCGGGCAAAGGCACTTACGGATGCGCTCCGTCTTGCACTGGGTCTGGCCTTGGGTGCAGTTCTGCACGTTGTGGCAGTCCCTGTTGCTCACCTGGGCCGTGCAGGAGTAACACTGGAGGGCGGTACCTGCGAGGCGGGGGCAGGCAGGGCAGCGAGGTCAGAGGCTGTCCTCCCAGCCTGGGCCTGCCACACTTTCTCTCCCCAACCAGCATGGAGAAAGGCATGAGCCCTTCCAGACTGCTGGGGTGCAGACCTGAGCCCAGGCCCCTCGCGAGGTCCTGGGTGTACCCAGTCCACCGAGGACTGGCACCCACTTCCCCTGCTGCGCCTATGAATGACTTCCCCTCCATGCCCACGTTGCAGCCCATGGCTGCATACCATGCCATGCTCCCTGAAGGGCAGAGATGACCAGCCCCCGTGTGGCCTGGATAACCCTGTCTTGCAGGGGCCCAGCTGGGCCCTGGAGAGGAAGGGTGGGGGTGTCGGGAGACCGTTCCCTGACTTTCCTAGGCCACCAGGCCTCAGGCCTACCCATTCTTATCCCCTAAGCCCACCTGGTCTCAGCCCCTCTCAGGCCTTTTGGTGCTATGTGACCACAAGTGGCCCCTGGTCAGGTCCTGCCCTCCCTGGGTCCAGTGATCCCAGCTACCAGGGTGTCCTGCTTAAGTCTCCTCCCTTCAAAGCTGCTACAGCTGGCTCCGCAGCACCTCCTTGAAAACAGGTCCAAGCGCCTCCCCAGCCCTACCCTGGGTGCCCTTGGAGTGTTGTCCTGCTCAATTTCCTGGTGGCCTCGGGGGACAGCCCCCTGCCCACACTTTCCAGAAGAGGACACTGAGGTCTCAGAGGGTCAGTGACTTGGCCAGCCACAGCACAGGCTGAACCATCCCCTTGGGTCCTCCACCTGGACACAAGCTCTCCCGTGGAGTGGACGTCAGGGCTGGGGGGGCCCCGGTCTTCTCAGTGCAACCCCAGCACCTCCTCATTccagcctccttccttcccttctgagCATGAGATGTCTTGCCCTGTGCCTCCCAGGACTGTTGGTCAGCATCCCTGTCCCTGTCCATTTGACTTCTGCCCCTCCAACCCTGCGAGCAGCAGGGAAAAATTCATTGCAAGGAGTCATCCTTGCTTCCCAGATGTGCCCAGAGTCACCCTCCGGGGAGCCCAGTGGGCAGAAAcccacctccttcctcccacctgaccctcctcctcctcccgcttGCCCCCTGGGACCCTTCTGGCCTCCACAGGCCCCTTCCTTCAGTCCTGCCCCATGGCTGGCTGAGGCTCACCTGGCTGGAGGGCCAAGCCGATGGCCAGCAGGGTAAGGAGGACAGCCTTCATGGTCACAGGCGGGTGGGGGACAGGCCTCAGGGAGGCTTTATATGACTTCAGCAGGCAGGGAGGCTCC
This window of the Ictidomys tridecemlineatus isolate mIctTri1 chromosome 7, mIctTri1.hap1, whole genome shotgun sequence genome carries:
- the Them6 gene encoding protein THEM6 isoform X1, with protein sequence MLGLLVASLALALSFFALLDGWYLVRVPCAVLRARLLQPRVRDLLAEQRYAGRVLPSDLDLLLHMNNARYLREADVARAAHLTRCGVLGALRDLGAHAVLAASCARYRRSLRLFEPFEVRTRLLGWDDRAFYLEARFVSLRDGFLCALLRSRQHVLGTSPERVVQHLCKRRVEPPELPEDLQHWITYNEASSQLLRAESGLSDVIKDQ
- the Them6 gene encoding protein THEM6 isoform X2; this encodes MLGLLVASLALALSFFALLDGWYLVRVPCAVLRARLLQPRVRDLLAEQRYAGRVLPSDLDLLLHMNNARYLREADVARAAHLTRCGVLGALRDLGAHAVLAASCARYRRSLRLFEPFEVEPPELPEDLQHWITYNEASSQLLRAESGLSDVIKDQ
- the Psca gene encoding prostate stem cell antigen — protein: MKAVLLTLLAIGLALQPGTALQCYSCTAQVSNRDCHNVQNCTQGQTQCKTERIRAVGLVTVINKGCSSDCVEDAENYYVGKKNITCCSRDLCNASGAHGLQPATALGLLATLGSLLLWGPSQL